Within the Nitratireductor basaltis genome, the region CGCACGGAAGATTTCTGACCTTGTGAAGGCTTGGCGGCGGCCTGTCTTCTTTGGACGCCGTACCAGGCCAAGGCTCCTGACAAAGCCATTCCTCCCAGACCCGCCCGTCCGGTGAACAGCATCACCACCCCGACAATGCCCAGAAGAATCGGCCCGACAAGGCGGATGGCCCCGGAAATCCTGGCGGGACTTGCCTTCAGGAACAGCATGCCGAACAGCGCCGTGACGAGGAGTGCGCCGAAGAGGTAGAAGGGTACGATCATCCCGGCTTGCGCCCCAAATGTTCAAGCATGAGCCTGTCTTCAGGCTTGTTGCGAGCCTCCAGGGCCCGCAATCCTCCGCTGGCATAGACAGCCACCGAAGAGAGAAGCTTTGCAAGTTCGCCTGCAGCATTGCGATCGAAGCGGAACCAGGCCCCCTTGGAAAGGCGTGCGAATTCCTTGAATGCCGTGGTAACCGCACCATCGTGCCCTTCCTGGAAGATGAAGAGCGGAACGCCTTTCAGCCCCAACTCACCGGCCTTTTGTGCCAACAGGTCCACGTTTTCCTCCATCGCATCTCCGATGAAAACCACCGCGTTGACCTTTGCGCGCGCATGCTCGCGCAGCGCGTGGGCGAAGACCTTGCCGATCTGGGTCTGACCACCCCTGCAGTCGATCCGCGTCATCAGGTTCTTCAGCGTGTTGGTATCGGAGACGAATTTGGAGGATCGGCATTCACCGAAGCCGCGGTAATAGACAAGCTGCACGTTGAGGGCATCCTTCCTGCCCACTGCATCGAACATCTCGGCCTGTATCGAACAGGCCAGATCCCACGTCGCCTGACGGCTCATCGTCGCGTCCAGCGCAAGTATCAGGCGCCCGGCGCTCTTGCCCGCAGCTTTGGGAGCGAGCGCACGCGCCTGCCGCACGAAGGCTTCCACCGCCGAGGCACGTGTATCGCCGGCCGATGTCATCGGCTTGTTTTTCAGATCAGGCGGCAGCTTCTTGTCACGCATAAAGGAAACATGTGCCTCGCATGCGTGCAACGCAAGACCCTGCGGGTCTCAAAGCAGACCCAGATCGTGAAGCTCACGCTTCAAATCATCGGGAAGAGTGTCGTCCCCGCCTGCCTCGTCGGCATCCGGCGGTGCATCTTCGGGCTTGAGATAGCGCCAGCCCTGAAATGGTCTGCGCGGCTGCCACTCGGTGCGGATCAGCTTCGGCTCCAGCACCAGATGACAGCGGCCTATGCCTTCGGCATCTGTAAACGGCCTGACCTCAAGAAGGCGCTGTCGGGCGCGAACCATGCCCTTGATGACCCAGTAGAGGGAACCGCCGGAAAGCTCTTCCATGCGGCGTGGAACCATGCGTGTGGTATGGATTTGCTCTACAGGGTCGCCAAGCTGGCGCCGCAGCGCTAGGCGGTCTTCGATCCAGCCTTCGAGCTGTTCAGGGCTCTCGCAGCCCACGCAGAGTTTGATCAGATGCAATGCCATGGCTGCTTAGTCGCGCCTGAAATGCGCAAGGTCAATCACCTCGCGCATCACTTTCCACCAAGGCTTCAGCATTCCACGACATTCACGGCAAGACCGCCCTGGCTTGTTTCTTTGTAGCGTTCGCTCATATCGTGGCCCGTCTGCCGCATGGTTTCGATGGCCACGTCAAGGGATACGAAGTGCTTTCCGTCACCCTTGACCGCCAGCGAGGCCGCGGTGACCGCCTTTACCGCGCCAAGCGCATTGCGCTCGATGCAAGGCACCTGAACAAGGCCTGCGACCGGGTCGCAGGTCATGCCAAGATGGTGCTCCAGCGCGATCTCGGCGGCATTTTCGATCTGCTCGGGCGTACCGCCCATGACGGCGGCCAGTCCGGCTGCGGCCATGGCGGAGGCGGAGCCCACCTCCCCCTGACAGCCGACTTCGGCGCCGGAAATGGACGCGTTGGTCTTCACGATACCGCCGATCGCGGCTGCCGTGAGCAGAAAATCGCGGGTGCCTTCCACGTCGGCATCGACATGAAACTTCTTCCAGTAGCGCATCACGGCAGGCACGACACCGGCAGCGCCATTGGTCGGCGCGGTTACGACGCGTCCGCCCGACGCGTTCTCTTCATTGACGGCCATCGCGAAGACGGAAAGCCAGTCATTGGCCATCAGCGGATTCGGTTTGTTCTGCTGCCAATCTTCCTCCAGGCGCGCATGAAGCTGTTTTGCACGGCGCCGCACCTTGAGGCCACCCGGCATGATGCCCTCTTGGGAAAGCCCGCGTTCGATGCAGGACTCCATCGCGTCCCAAATGCGGTCGAGCCCCTCATCAAGTTCCGCTCTGCTTCTGAACACTTCCTCATTGGCCCGCTTCATCTCGGCGATGGTGAGCCCCGATTCCTCGGCCATGGCGAGCATCTGCTTCGCATTGGCGAAGGGATATGGCACTTCGGGCCCGGATGGCGGACGCTCGGCAGCCTGCTTCTGCCGCTGCAACTCCTCCTCGGTGACCACGAAACCTCCGCCGACGGAATAGTAGACGCGGCGCAGCAGAACGCGCTCGTCAGCATCGAGAGCCTGAAAGACCATGCCATTGGCGTGGCCGGGAAGCGGTTGCTTGCGGTCGAATACGACATCGTTTTCAGGATTGAAGTCATAGGCCGGATGACCGTCGGGGCGTAGCTTGTGCTCCTCATGGATCTGCGCCAGCAGCGTTTCGCTCTGGTCCGGATCCACGGTTTCCGGGCGCTCTCCGGCAAGTCCCAGAATGACGGCGCGATCAGTCGCGTGGCCGATCCCGGTAAAGGCCAGCGAACCATGCAGGCTGACCGAAAGTCTCGAAATTCGTGCGCCTTGAGGCCGCGGCCATTTGTCTTCGGCTATCTCGTCCAGAAATCGTGCGGCAGCCGTCATCGGCCCCATCGTGTGGGAGCTCGACGGTCCAATGCCGATCTTGAACAGATCGAATACGGATAAAAACAAGCTTTCTCCTCCAGCTCATCAGAGCGCGGTGCGGGTCTCTCCCCGCTACATGCCTCACATCTAACATGGTCGCGGCAAGCCTTGCATCCAATAGCGGCTGGTCCAGAACCGTGAGCGCTCAAAACGGCCATGCGGGGCCGGAAGGCCGAAATGCAACGAGGCGCGATCCGATCCGGAGCGCGCCTCGAAGAAACTCACATCTATTTGGTGCTGTTACCGCTGAGCGATCATCGCTGCAGATTCGCTACCAATGACAAGCCATGCAAGCAGAATTACGCCAGCAAGCCCAATCACTGCCTTGGCGGTTACGCCCCAGCAGGATTTCTGAACGGTTTCGTCCATCAATTTCCCGTGTGTTGTTGTCAATGCGAAGAGCACCATCCCCCGGCCCCATCGCGTATTGGCTCAGATACTCCTCCCTTGTGTGCGTTGCAACACCAAAAGCGGCGCAATGGAGGCATCAACCTCGGAAAATTAACAATTCACCATATCGCCATGAACAAAAACAATGACTTAAAGCGATTGTAATATTTATCAATTGTAAATGGATGAGGCGCAATTGGGGCCAATTGAGGCCAGTACGACAGCCGGCTTATGCATCCGGCAGGAGAGTCGGCGTGCGTCCGGTCAGTCGGTAGGTGGCGAGGCCTATCCATTCGCGCAGACCCGTGGTGGTGTTCGCCAGACTGTCGAGCACATTGTCGTGGCTCAGGCCGATGCCTTCCTCACCTGTGGTGCGGTAATCTGCAGGCCATGGGACCACGTGAAATCCTTGCGCGCGGAACAGGGCCACGGATCGCGGCATGTGGAATGCGGAGGTGACCAGGAGCCATTTCTGGTTCTGCTGGGGCTGCAGCAGTTCCCGTGTGTAGCGCGCATTTTCGAATGTATCGCGTGAGCGCCCTTCGAGAAGAATACGCTCTCTGGCTATGCCTAGGCCCGTCAGCAGACGTGGCGCGGTGTCGGCATCCCCCTCGCCCTGCAGGAAGACCGAACCCGATCCACCGGATACAATGATGGGCAAGTTTGGATAGCGGTGAGCGAGGACGGCTGCCTCAACGAAACGATCTGCCGAGGCGTTGAGCTCGTATCCGCCGCGGGCCAGGTTGATAGCGCCCTCGAACCCGCCTCCGAGAACGATGATGCCGGCGATATTATCCGGGATCTGCTCAGGACGTTCGAAACGCCCTTCCAGTGGCTGCAGGAGCAGCGCACCCAGCGTAGTCCAACCCGAAAGGAAAAGCACAAGAAAGGCGGTTAGCGCCGAAAGAGCGCCAAGCCTGCGCCAACGGAACAAGGTAAGCGCAGCGCCGGTCAAGGCCAGGAGCATGGAGAGGTTAAAGGGCTGCACCAAGCCCCAGAAGTTTGCTGAAGCTAGGTGAAACATTCAATTGTGCTCCAAGCGCTTGAGCCTCAGATTACCACCAACGTTTCGGCTCGAAACGTCCGGCCGCCTGTTCGATGACGTGAGCGGTGCGGAACAGCGTTTCCTCATCGAACGGCTTGCCGATGAGCTGCAATCCGAGCGGAAGCCCTTGGGCGTTGAGGCCGGCAGGCACGGAGATACCAGGCAGGCCGGCCATGTTCACGGTCACGGTGAAGATGTCGTTGAGATACATCTTCACCGGGTCGGATGCCATTTCCTTGTCAGCAATGCCGAAGGGTGCCGACGGCGTTGCCGGTGTCAGGATCGCATCAACGCCCGCGTCGAAAGCCTGGGTAAAGTCCTGCTTGATGAGGGTGCGCACCTTCTGTGCACGCAGGTAATAGGCGTCGTAATAGCCGGCGGACAACACATAGGTGCCGATCATCACGCGGCGCTTGACCTCTTCGCCGAAGCCTGCAGCGCGGGTCTTTTCATACATGTCGGCAATGTCCTTGCCGGGCACGCGCAGACCGTAGCGTACGCCGTCATAGCGCGCGAGGTTCGAGGATGCCTCTGCGGGTGCAACGATGTAATAGGCCGGAAGTGCGTATTTCGTGTGCGGCAGCGAGATGTCGACGATCTCGGCACCGGCATCGCGCATCCAGTCGATGCCCTTCTGCCACAACGCTTCCACCTCGTCGGGCATGCCGTCGACGCGGTACTCCTTCGGAATGCCGATCTTCAGGCCCTTCACGGATTGGCCTATGGCCGCCTCATAGTCCGGCACGGGCAGATCGACCGAGGTCGTGTCCTTCGGGTCAACGGATGCCATGGAGCGCAGCAGGATCGCCGCATCGCGCACGTCGCGCGCAATGGGTCCGGCCTGATCGAGCGATGAGGCGAAGGCCACCGTGCCCCAGCGCGAGCAACGGCCATAGGTGGGCTTGATGCCGACAGTGGCCGTGAAGGCCGCAGGCTGGCGTATGGAGCCGCCGGTATCGGTTGCCGTCGCACCGGCGCAAAGCGCTGCGGCAACGGCAGCCGCCGAACCACCTGACGAGCCACCCGGCACAAGCTTTTCGTCGCTGCCTTCGGCACGCCACGGATTGACCACCGGACCGTAATAGGAAGTCTCGTTGGATGAGCCCATCGCGAACTCGTCCATGTTGAGCTTGCCCAGCATGACCGCGCCATCGGCCCAGAGATTGGCGGTGACGGTGGATTCGTAACGAGGCTCGAAACCGTCGAGAATATGGCTGCAGGCCTGGGTGTGCACGCCTTCAGTGGCGAACAGGTCCTTTACACCGAGCGGAATGCCCTCAAGCGCGCCACCATTGCCAGCCGCGATCTTTTCATCCGACTTCGCCGCCATTTCCCGTGCCTTGTCCTCGGTCACACGAACATAGGCATTCAGCTTCTCATTCGCGCCATTGATCGCGCCAAGATAAGCGTCGGTGAGCTCGACTGCAGTGAACTCGCGCGCGACGAGCTTGTCGCGGGCTTCGGCAATGGTCAGCTTGGTCAGGTCGGTCATGAAATCTCGTCCGCTTGGGAACAGCCAGAATAGCTAGATGGAATGGGGCGCCTGCGCCTACTCGACAACCTTCGGCACCACGAAGAAATTGTCTTCCGATGCCGGTGCATTGGCCACCACATCGTCGGCCTTATTGCCGTCCGTCACCTCGTCGGAGCGAAGGCGCATGGTGGTCGGAATAGCGGAGGTCATCGGCTCCACGCCATCCACATTCACTTCGCTCAACTGCTCGACAAAGCCGAGAATCTGATTGAGTTCACCCATCATGCGCTCTGCATCGGCATCCTGCACTTCAATGCGAGCAAGATGGGCGACGCGCTTGACGGTATCGATATCTACGGACATTTCGCTGTTTCCTCAGCCCAGGCACTGGATGGCACGGGCTATAGTCGCGCCGGCCATCCCATGCAACTGCCTCACCACAAAAAGCTAGAGCGTGAAGGGCTTGCCCTTCTCCGGAAGCAGCACCTTCGATTGCGCGTCTTCCATGGCATCCACGAATTTCTGCGCATCCTGGTCGATGATCGGGAATGAACCGAAATGGCAGGGAATGACCGTCTCGAAGGTGAAATAGCGCTGGCAGGCGAGAGCCGCGACGGCGCCACCCATGGTGAAGCGGTCCCCCACCGGAACGAGGCCGATCTGCGGCTGGTGCAGTTCCTGAATAAGTGCCATGTCGCCGAATATGTCAGTATCGCCCATATGGTAGAGCGACTTGTCGTCGGGGAAATGCAGGACCAGACCGGCCGGATTGCCGAGATAGACCGCGGGCCCATCGCCGCTGGAATAGGATGAGGAGTGAAGCGCGTTCACGAAAGTGGTGGTGAAGCCGCCGCAATCCACCGTGCCACCGTGATTGCCGGGATTGATTTTGTCTTCGGCCACGCCCTGGGAAACGAGGTAGCTGCAGAGCTCGAAATTTGCCACCAGCATCGCGCCGGTCTTCTTCAAAATCTCCACCGCGTCGCCGACGTGATCATTATGCCCGTGTGTCAGAAGCACATGGGTCACGCCCTCTGCCGCTTCCTCCCAGCCGCCATCCCAGGCGGGATTGCCGGTGAGAAACGGATCGATGAGGATCTTCGCGTTGCCTGTCTCTATGCGGAAGGCAGAATGTCCATACCAGGTGACTTGCATAATAAAGCTCCTCGATTGTTCGTGCGCGCAAGGATAGAAGCGCCGTTATAGGTGTCAAAGGCCATGAATGGTGATTGCAGTTGGAAATCGTGACTCTTGAAGAACTGACCGAGCGGCTGCCTGCAACAGGTGCACTGATGGGCCTTGATCTGGGAACGAAGACCATAGGCGTTGCTGTCTCCGATCTTGGCCGTCGCTTTGCCTCGCCCCGGGCCGTCATCATGCGCAAGAAGTTCACGCAGGATGCCGAGCAACTGCTCAAACAGATGGGTCAGGAAAAGGTGGTTGCGGTAGTCATCGGTCTGCCCCGCAACATGGACGGGACCGAGGGGCCCCGCGCGCAGTCGACACGCGCCTTCATTCGCAACCTGTCGCCAAAATGTGATCTGCCAATCGTGTTCTGGGATGAGCGGCTTTCCACGGTTGCCGCCGAACGCGCGCTTCTGGAGATGGACGTGTCAAGGGCCAAACGCAGTGAACGCATCGATTCGGCTGCGGCGTCCTTCATCCTGCAGGGCGCGCTTGACCGGCTTCAGGCGCTCGGCGCTGCAGGCTGAATATATTTTTTCTCAGCCAGCCAGGCCCTGATCTTTTTCCGGCGACGGAATGCGATGATGGCCAAGAGGATTGAGCCGTCCACCAGGCAGGCACGCGCCACCATTGGTGCGATCGTATCGGGATCGATGCCCAGGATCTGACCATAAATTCCAAACACATGGTCATGCGCCTGGCGGGTGAAGATCGGCGTACCCAGTCCAACATCGTGATAGGCCAGCAGATACCAGCCCCAGAACAGGCTCATCGGGATCACAAAGAACAGGAAAAAGTAGCGCATCAGTCGCCTCCCCGCCCGTTTGGAACAGTGGGTGTCGCCAGGCGGTCCACCATGGTGCCATGCGCGGCTTTCAAGGCGAGGACCCTGGCTGCGCGTTCCCTGTCTTGCGTTTCAGCCAATTCAACGGGATCGTTCTGAACCGAAAACCATCGGACCGCGAGATAGGATGCCATGAGCGCTGCCATCGCCGAAAGCGCTGCAGCAGCGACATCCATGGCATCTGTTGCGGTAACCGCGCCAGCCAGGATTGAAACCATCAGCGCCAGAACGCCGACACCGAAAGCAAGGTCGGTGACCTGCGGCAGCGCAAGTGCATCTTCCAACGTGGAGAGAGTCGTGAAGAGCAGCCATGCAAAAAGCGCGGCAGCGAGTGCCGGAACGAGCGCGAGAACGGCCTGCAGCACACCTGCCGAGACCCCGTCCCCCTCGAACAAGAGGTTGTGGGCGGAAAGCAGGCGTGTGGATGCTCCGATGGCGAAGAACGCCATCCAGAACAGGGACACGCTGATTTGGATGCTGCGCGACATGATCGACTCCGGTTGAAGCCAAAGTGGCGCGCTGGGGTTGCAACTTCAATGATAACCTTTTGTTAACCTTAACTGCAGCCCGTTTTGCTCAACCCTCCGCCGGGTAAAGCATCTCGAGAATGGTGCCGGCATCATGGCGCGCGTCGAGCATGCCGTAGGTCCCGCGCCACTGTCCCGCAAGCCGCGTCTCTATGAAGGCATCTGCTACCTGCCCCGCTCCCATACGCCGCAATTCTGCAGCAGCTGCGGCGAGTGCGAGCTGTTCGGTAAGGATCCGGGCAGTACCTGTGTCGCTCTGACACACGCTTATGGCCGCCTTCAGCACCTCTACGGTGCCCTTGCTCTTCGGCCCGAGATCTTGATGGATCGCGGCCAGAACTTCATCGAACAGGGAAGCATTGCGGTCGATCACGCGCAGCACGTCCAGCGCCATCACATTGCCGGACCCTTCCCAGATCGCGTTTACCGGTGCCTCGCGATAGTGGCGGGCAAGTGGCGTTTCCTCCACATATCCGGTGCCGCCCAGGCACTCCATCGCTTCATATGTAACGGCAGGCGCAATCTTGCAGACCCAGTATTTCACGACCGGGGTCATGGCCCGGGCGAATGCCGCTTCGGCCTTGTTGTTGGCGGCTTCATCGAAGGAGCGTGCCAGCCGGAACGACAAGGCGGTTGCCGCAGCTACATCAAGTGCCAGATCGGCAAGCACGCGCTGCATCAGGGGCTGATCGAAGAGCTTGTCGCCAAAGACCGTGCGATGGCGCGTGTGGTGAACGGCTTCGGCGAGGCTTGCACGCATCAGACCCGAGGAGCCGAGCGCACAATCGAGACGTGTCAGCGTTACCATGTCCATGATGGTGCGGATGCCGGCACCTTCGTCACCGACGCGATATGCAAGCGTGTTGTGAAACTCGACCTCGGAAGACGCATTTGAGCGATTGCCGAGCTTGTCCTTCAGACGCTGGAAACGAAAACCGTTGCTCGCACTGTCGTCGGTGACACGGGGCGCGAGAAAGCAGGTGAGACCCTCCCTTGCCTGAGCAAGCACGAGAAACGCATCGCTCATGGGCGCGGACATGAACCATTTATGGCCGTTGATCCGGTAGAGATTGCTTCCGGCCGGTTCCGCAGTGGTGGTGTTGGCGCGCACATCCGTGCCGCCCTGCTTCTCGGTCATGCCCATGCCGATGGTAACACCCTGCTTCTGGCTGGCGGGGCGGTGGGAGTGGTCATATTTGCGGGCAATGACGCGCGGACCCCATGCGCGGAAGAGATCCGGCGCCGACATGAGTGCTGCAAGCGAAGCATTGGTCATGGTCAGCGGGCAAAGATGTCCCGATTCGAGCTGCCCGGTAAGGAAGAAACGTGCAGCGCGCACCTGGTGGCGCTGGCCCTTCTCCCCGGCACTGTCTTCCCAGACGGAAGAGTGCAGTCCCGCCTGAACGGAGCGGCGCATCAATGCGTGGTAAGCCGGGTGAAACTCGACAATGTCAGCCCGCTTGCCATAGCGGTCATGCGTTTTCAGAACCGGCGGATTCTCATTGGCAAGCCGCGCAAGATCCAGCGCTTCCGGCGTGCGAACGAAGCGGCCGAGCACCTCCAGTTCCTTGCGCACTTCTTCGGAAAATTTCTCGCCAGCCTGCAGTGCCAGCGGATCCGTGCGCCAGGCATTTGTTCCGCTGAGCGGCGGCGGCTGGTTCGTAACCTCGTGATTCACGCTTCAGGTCCTTCGGCTTTGAATATGCGCGCGGAGAATCCGCATCTTGTAGCACAAGCCTAGTGCATGTTTCTTTCCGCAATGAAAACAGGGGGAAATCATCGTGCACCACATGCAACAGCTTGCCCACTCGCGCTCGCGCGCATATAGCAACGGCTTGAGATGACACAGCCAAGCCCCCTCCCCCTTTACCCGCACCGACACCTGCTCGGCATCAAGGGGCTGTCGCCCCTCGACATTGAGCTCCTGCTTGATCGTGCGGACGCCGCGGTCGCCCTCTCACGCCAGTCGGAGAAGAAATCTTCGGTTCTGCGCGGGCGCACCCAGATCAACCTCTTCTACGAAGCCTCGACGCGCACGCAGTCGTCCTTCGAGCTGGCCGGAAAACGGCTTGGCGCGGATGTGATGAACATGTCGGTGGCAAGCTCATCGGCCAAGAAGGGCGAGACCCTTCTTGATACAGCGGTCACGCTCAACGCGATGCGCCCCGACATACTTGTCATCCGCCATGCGGCTGCCGGTGCTGCGGCACTTCTTGCGCAGAAAGTCGGTTGCTCCGTGGTCAATGCCGGTGACGGTGCCCACGAGCATCCGACCCAGGCCCTGCTTGATGCGCTGACTATCCGTCGCGCAAGGGGCCGCATCCACGGGCTCACGGTGGCGATCTGCGGCGACATCCTTCACTCGCGCGTCGCACGCTCCAACATCATCCTGCTCAATGCAATGGGTGCACGTGTACGTGTCGTGGCGCCATCGACGCTTCTGCCCTCCGGCATAGCGCAGATGGGTGTTGAGCCCTTCACGCGCCTTGAAGAAGGCATTGCCGGTGCGGATGTCGTCATGATGCTGCGCCTGCAGCGCGAGCGAATGGCCGGCACCTTCGTGCCTTCGACCCGCGAATATTTCCGATATTTCGGACTGGACGCCAAGAAGCTCAAGGCAGCCGCGCCCGATGCGCTTGTCATGCATCCAGGCCCCATGAATCGTGGTGTGGAGATCGCTTCGGAGGTTGCCGATGGTCCACAAAGCATGATCCAGGAGCAGGTGGAAATGGGTGTGGCCGTGCGCATGGCCGTGATGGAAGCGCTTCTCGACCCCAGACGTGACGCGGAGGGAGCGAAGCCATGAGCGCGACCCTTTTCAAGAATGCACGCATCGTCGATCCATCACAGAAGATGGAAGAAGATGGCGCCGTACTCGTGCAGGACGGCAAGGTCGTGGCCTCAGGCGCTGATGCAATGAACCAGGGCGCGCCCGAAGGTGCAAAGGTCATCGACTGCCGCGGCGCGACCATCATTCCCGGCCTCGTGGATGCACGGGTCTTCGTGGGCGAACCGGGTGCGGAGCATCGCGAGACCATCGCCTCCGCGAGCAATGCAGCGGCAGCTGGCGGTGTGACCTCCATCATCCTGATGCCCGACACGGATCCGGTCATTGACGATGTAGCGCTGGTGGAGTTCGTGCTGCGTACCGCGCGCGAGACGGCCAGCGTTCATGTCCATCCCTCAGCTGCCATTACCAAGGGCTTGCGCGGCGAGGAACTGAGCGAGTTCGGTCTGCTTCACGATGCAGGTGCTGTTGCCGTCACCGAAGGCCGCAAGACGCTTTGCAGCGCGCAGACCATGCGGCGTGCGCTCACCTATGCTCGCGACATGGATATCGTGGTCTCCCACAGCACGCAGGATGCGGATCTCGGTGCATCCGGTGTAATGAATGAAGGTCTTCTTGCAAGCTGGCTCGGCCTGCCCGGCATTCCGCGCGAGGCCGAGGCCATCCCGCTGCAGCGCGATCTCATGCTCGCTGCCTTGACGAAGGGGCGCTATCACGCTGCGGAAATTTCAACAGCGATGTCGGCTGCGGCCATACGGCAGGCAAAAGATCGCGGAAGCCGTGTCACCGCGGGCATCAGCATCAATCACTTGAGCCTGAACGAGAATGATATCGGAGAGTACCGGACATTCTTCCGCCTTTCGCCGCCGTTGCGCTCAGAAGATGACCGTCAGGCGATGATCGCGGCACTCAAGGACGGCACGATAGACATTATCGTCTCCTCCCACGATCCACAGGATGTGGACACCAAGCGCCTGCCCTTCGCGGAAGCGGCATCCGGGGCTATCGGGCTGGAGACACTTCTGTCGGCGGCATTGCGGCTCTACCACAATGGCGAAGTACCGCTCTCGCGCCTGATCGAAGCGCTGTCGACCGCACCTGCGCGGCTGTTCGGCCTTCCCGGTGGCACACTGAGGCCCGGTGCGCCGGCAGACCTGGCCGTGCTCGATGTCGATGCGCCATGGCTTGTGCAGGAAGCCAATATTCGTTCATTGTCGAAGAATACGAGCTTCGAGAATGCACGCATGCAGGGCAAGGTCTTGCAAACTGTGGTTGCAGGCCGCACAGTATACACGGCCTGACCCGATGGTCGGGCCAGTTTGAGGGGGAGCGGAAGATGGAGATGATGACGGGAGGCGGCGTGCTTGCGACAATCGCGGCTCTGGCTTTCGGCTATCTGCTCGGCTCCATACCCTTCGGCCTCGTTCTGACGAAGATGGCTGGCCTCGGCGATATCCGCTCCATC harbors:
- a CDS encoding dihydroorotase is translated as MSATLFKNARIVDPSQKMEEDGAVLVQDGKVVASGADAMNQGAPEGAKVIDCRGATIIPGLVDARVFVGEPGAEHRETIASASNAAAAGGVTSIILMPDTDPVIDDVALVEFVLRTARETASVHVHPSAAITKGLRGEELSEFGLLHDAGAVAVTEGRKTLCSAQTMRRALTYARDMDIVVSHSTQDADLGASGVMNEGLLASWLGLPGIPREAEAIPLQRDLMLAALTKGRYHAAEISTAMSAAAIRQAKDRGSRVTAGISINHLSLNENDIGEYRTFFRLSPPLRSEDDRQAMIAALKDGTIDIIVSSHDPQDVDTKRLPFAEAASGAIGLETLLSAALRLYHNGEVPLSRLIEALSTAPARLFGLPGGTLRPGAPADLAVLDVDAPWLVQEANIRSLSKNTSFENARMQGKVLQTVVAGRTVYTA
- a CDS encoding aspartate carbamoyltransferase catalytic subunit; protein product: MTQPSPLPLYPHRHLLGIKGLSPLDIELLLDRADAAVALSRQSEKKSSVLRGRTQINLFYEASTRTQSSFELAGKRLGADVMNMSVASSSAKKGETLLDTAVTLNAMRPDILVIRHAAAGAAALLAQKVGCSVVNAGDGAHEHPTQALLDALTIRRARGRIHGLTVAICGDILHSRVARSNIILLNAMGARVRVVAPSTLLPSGIAQMGVEPFTRLEEGIAGADVVMMLRLQRERMAGTFVPSTREYFRYFGLDAKKLKAAAPDALVMHPGPMNRGVEIASEVADGPQSMIQEQVEMGVAVRMAVMEALLDPRRDAEGAKP